The genomic interval TCTATCAGGGCAAGGGCAAGACCGTCTGCGTGCCCGGCCTGAACTGCTATTCCTGCCCGGCGGCATCGGGCGCGTGCCCGATCGGGGCGTTTCAGGCGGTGGTCGGCTCGTCCAAATTCCGCTTTTCGTATTATATCACCGGCATTCTGATCCTGCTCGGCGTGCTGCTCGGGCGGTTCATCTGCGGCTTTTTGTGCCCGTTCGGCTGGCTGCAGGAGCTGCTGCATAAGATCCCGGGCAAAAAGCTGTCGACAAAAAAGCTCAGGCCGCTGACCTATTTGAAATACGTCATCCTGCTGCTGGCCGTGGTGCTGCTGCCGGCGCTCATCGTCAACGACGTGGGCATGGGAGACCCGTATTTCTGCAAGTATATCTGCCCACAGGGCGTGCTCGAGGGTGCGATCCCGCTTGCCGCCGCAAACGAGAGCATCCGCGCGGCGCTGGGCGCGCTGTTTACGCGCAAGCTGATCATTCTGATCGCTGTCGTCGTTTTGAGTGTGCTGTTTTTCCGCCCGTTCTGCAAATGGATCTGCCCGCTCGGTGCGTTTTACGCGCTGATGAACAAGGTCTCCCTGCTCGGCATCCAGGTCGACACGAGCAAGTGCGTCTCCTGCGGCAAATGTGCGCGCACCTGCCAGATGGACGTGGACATCACCAAGTCCCCCAACGACACGGAATGCATCCGCTGCGGCAAGTGCATCCGCGCCTGCCCCACGCAAGCCATCCGCTTCCGCTATGGCTTCGGCCTGAGCGGAAACACGAATCCGAAACAAGTAAGCAACCATCAAAATCAAACGGAGGAATCATGATGAAGAAAATCACAAAATTTGTGACGCTCCTGCTCGCGCTCGCGATGGTGTTCAGCCTCGCGGCGTGCTCGTCGGGCAAAGACAAGGACAAGGCGGACGGCAGCGCCGACATTGCGACCCTGATCGCGACCGAGCCGAACAGCGCCGACGAAGCGAGCAAGCTCTACCAGCAGCTCATGCAGAAGGAAAACGACATTCTCGCCGCAAACTCCGACCTCTGGAACAAGGTGTTTCTGTCTGCCAACAAAAACAGCACCATGATCGAGGACGGCACGAACTACGGCGACTTCCTGCTCGCCACGATCGAGAGCGCGAAGGACGGCTTCTCAGCCGACGAGCTCAAGACGCTCAAGGCCG from Clostridiales bacterium carries:
- a CDS encoding 4Fe-4S binding protein — translated: MDKKKQSVSLLLSRFRGWIQAAATLLTNIHLPNFFKGGIYQGKGKTVCVPGLNCYSCPAASGACPIGAFQAVVGSSKFRFSYYITGILILLGVLLGRFICGFLCPFGWLQELLHKIPGKKLSTKKLRPLTYLKYVILLLAVVLLPALIVNDVGMGDPYFCKYICPQGVLEGAIPLAAANESIRAALGALFTRKLIILIAVVVLSVLFFRPFCKWICPLGAFYALMNKVSLLGIQVDTSKCVSCGKCARTCQMDVDITKSPNDTECIRCGKCIRACPTQAIRFRYGFGLSGNTNPKQVSNHQNQTEES